In Mobula hypostoma chromosome 13, sMobHyp1.1, whole genome shotgun sequence, the following are encoded in one genomic region:
- the LOC134355875 gene encoding SLAM family member 9-like has protein sequence MNTRHLLISCWLTLCNSLSGTGTPPTTVTGAQGHSVSLLFGIPVSPDFEVHWIRVSPRIKIVKYLNGNISYFSNEQYKNRITFHPGSISLEIHDLRREDSGDYEVMFAAASSGAENKTTVRLEVYEPVSGANIMVQNITGTCNLTLTCSVTSGNHTRFSWWRGEVTGDNSSQHFWKDGKTIQVDCIAEMEDVVYRCEASNPISEDTAQVRLGDVCNLDTCREKPLLLSVTAVPDAVILVIRLFVVGTLLIFALTVILMVTRRRRPEGREVTSGTEGKSI, from the exons CTGGGACTGGGACTCCTCCCACCACTGTGACCGGAGCTCAGGGACACTCAGTCTCCTTACTTTTTGGGATCCCAGTCAGTCCAGACTTTGAGGTTCATTGGATTCGGGTATCGCCCAGAATCAAGATTGTGAAGTACTTGAATGGGAACATCAGCTACTTCAGTAATGAGCAGTACAAGAACAGGATAACCTTTCACCCTGGGAGCATCAGTCTGGAAATCCATGATCTACGGAGAGAGGACTCTGGTGATTATGAGGTGATGTTTGCAGCTGCAAGTTCAGGAGCTGAAAATAAAACAACAGTGCGACTGGAGGTGTACG AGCCCGTGTCAGGAGCAAACATCATGGTTCAGAACATCACTGGGACTTGTAACCTCACCCTGACCTGCTCCGTGACCTCTGGCAACCACACCAGATTCAGTTGGTGGAGAGGAGAAGTTACAGGAGACAACAGCAGCCAGCACTTCTGGAAAGACGGAAAGACGATACAGGTTGATTGCatagcagagatggaggatgttGTGTACAGGTGTGAGGCCAGCAACCCCATCAGTGAGGACACCGCACAGGTCCGGCTGGGGGACGTCTGTAATCTGGACACATGTCGTGA GAAACCTCTTCTACTCTCTGTTACAGCAGTGCCAGATGCAGTGATCCTGGTGATCAGATTGTTCGTGGTGGGGACCCTCCTGATCTTTGCTCTCACTGTGATCCTCATGGTCACACGGAGGAGAAGACCTGAGGGAAGGGAAGTAACTTCAGGGACTGAAGGCAAGTCGATCTGA
- the LOC134355876 gene encoding SLAM family member 8-like translates to MNTRHLLISCWLTLCNSLSGTGTPPTTVTGAQGHSVSLLFGIPVSPDFEVHWIRVSPRIKIVKYLNGNISYFSNEQYKNRITFHPGSISLEIHDLRREDSGDYEVMFAAASSGAENKTTVRLEVYEPVSGANIMVQNITGTCNLTLTCSVTSGNHTRFSWWRGEVTGDNSSQHFWKDGKTIQVDCIAEMEDVVYRCEASNPISEDTAQVRLGDVCNLDTCPMPDAVILKIVLLVVGTVLIFALTVILMVTRRRRPEGREVTSGTEDQSETGIIYTDLQWVKKNRSVWQPPKGNDRFAGPEVVAETNPTEYAAVMHHARPPMDGLRTEPLDCIL, encoded by the exons ATGAACACCAGgcatctgctgatctcctgctgGCTAACTCTCTGCAACTCACTCT CTGGGACTGGGACTCCTCCCACCACTGTGACCGGAGCTCAGGGACACTCAGTCTCCTTACTTTTTGGGATCCCAGTCAGTCCAGACTTTGAGGTTCATTGGATTCGGGTATCGCCCAGAATCAAGATTGTGAAGTACTTGAATGGGAACATCAGCTACTTCAGTAATGAGCAGTACAAGAACAGGATAACCTTTCACCCTGGGAGCATCAGTCTGGAAATCCATGATCTACGGAGAGAGGACTCTGGTGATTATGAGGTGATGTTTGCAGCTGCAAGTTCAGGAGCTGAAAATAAAACAACAGTGCGACTGGAGGTGTACG AGCCCGTGTCAGGAGCAAACATCATGGTTCAGAACATCACTGGGACTTGTAACCTCACCCTGACCTGCTCCGTGACCTCTGGCAACCACACCAGATTCAGTTGGTGGAGAGGAGAAGTTACAGGAGACAACAGCAGCCAGCACTTCTGGAAAGACGGAAAGACGATACAGGTTGATTGCatagcagagatggaggatgttGTGTACAGGTGTGAGGCCAGCAACCCCATCAGTGAGGACACCGCACAGGTCCGGCTGGGGGACGTCTGTAATCTGGACACATGTC CAATGCCAGATGCAGTGATCCTGAAGATTGTACTGTTAGTGGTGGGAACCGTCCTGATCTTTGCTCTCACTGTGATCCTCATGGTCACACGGAGAAGAAGACCTGAGGGAAGGGAAGTAACTTCAGGGACTGAAG ACCAATCGGAGACGGGCATCATTTACACAGATCTTCAGTGGGTGAAGAAGAATCGCAGTGTCTGGCAGCCCCCCAAGGGGAATGACAGG TTTGCGGGTCCGGAGGTCGTTGCCGAGACTAATCCCACTGAGTATGCTGCAGTGATGCACCATGCCAGACCCCCCATGGATGGGCTGAGGACAGAACCCCTGGACTGTATCCTGTAG